Part of the Carnobacterium pleistocenium FTR1 genome is shown below.
GTGATCATTTCATTTAAATTTTGACTTTCTCCATCAATCAATTGACGTGCTGAATCAATAACCTCTTCACCGAGTCCTAACCGCTTAGAAATTTCAAAAGCATTACTGCGACCTGGAACACCAATTAACAATCGATAAGTTGGACTTAATGTATCTACATCGAATTCCATACTGGCATTGATCGTTTGTGGACGATTGTAGCCATACGCTTTCAGTTCAGGGTAATGCGATGTTACCATAACGTAACTACCAACAGTACCTACCTTATCAAGAATAGCAATAGCAAGAGCTGCACCTTCTTGAGGATCTGTTCCTGCTCCTAACTCGTCAAAAATGATCAAACTTTTATTGTCCATCCGGTCTAGAATAGAAACAATATTTGTCATATGTGAAGAAAAAGTACTCAAACTCTGTTCAATCGATTGTTCATCCCCAATATCCGCAAATATCTCAGTAAATAAACCGATTTGACTATCTGGAGCAACCGGTATTTGTAAGCCTGATTGTCCCATCAATTGCAATAATCCCAATGTTTTTAAGATGATGGTCTTTCCACCAGTATTTGGACCTGTAATAATAACTGCTTGATTTTCTCCGCCAATTAAAATGTCATTTGCCACAACTGTTTCCGGATCCAGTAAAGGATGGCGAGCATTCAGTAACTTCACTTCATTTTTATCATGAATGATTGGACGATTAGCTCCAATATTTTTTGCATAGCTTGCTTTTGCACCAATAAAATCTAATTTTCCTAAAAGAAACATATTATTTAAAATGTCTTTACTGTAAGGAGCAATTTCGTTTGAAATCTCGGCTAAGATACGATCAATTTCAAGGCGCTCTTCAATTTGAAGCTGACGTAAGCGATTATTTAACTCCACTACACTTTGTGGCTCTACAAACAAGGTTTGACCTGTCGAACTTTGATCATGGATCACACCTCCAAAATGACTACGGTATTCTTGTTTTACTGGAATAACGTAACGATCATTACGAATTGTAATGATTGTATCACTTAAATACTGTGCACTTTTCCCGCGAATGATGCCATCTAGTTTCTCACGAACATTATTTTCTCCTCGCTTGATACCTGTGCGAATCCCTTTCAAAGCAGGACTTGCATCATTCATAACACGACCGTCTTCATCAACTGTTTCACGAATCAATTGATTCAAAGTAGGAGTTGTGATGAAATTTTCAGCTAAATCATATAAACGATTCATTTCAATACCAGTTTCTTTTAAATTTTCAAAAAAACGATTTATTTCAGAAGTTGTGCGTAAAATTTTTCCGATTTGTGCAATTTCTAATCCATTTAAACTGGCACCAATGTCCAAACGCTTTAAATGAGGACGAACATTTTGTAATTTTGGAATCGGCATTCTACCCCGTAATTTCAAAATCTTTGTTCCATCTTCTGTCTCATCTTGCCATATTTCTACTTCTTCTTTATTAATGGAGGGAGATAAAGTTAAAACTTGTTCTTTCCCCAAATCAGAGGCAGCAAGATTTGCAACACTTTGTATAATTTTATTGAATTCTAGTGTTTGAAGGATCTTCTTATTCATTTATTTCACCTCTTGCTTAATTTTTGTTAATTGATCCATTTTTTTCGGACTAATTTTTATTGAATACTAAGAAATCGTCTCCCTAATTTAAGAGAAACGATTTTTTAATCTATTTATCTGACTATCAGTTTAACGATGTTGCTATCCACCAGTCATACAATTGCGCTGATATGATCGGCGTATCTTCTATGATTTTACGTGCCAACCAACTATTACTAAATGCCTCTTGGACTGCATCCACTGGAAGCATTGTTAATAAAAGTAAAATTAAAAATACCGCAACATAAGAAACCATAAAATTCAATAATGCTCCACCTA
Proteins encoded:
- a CDS encoding endonuclease MutS2 — translated: MNKKILQTLEFNKIIQSVANLAASDLGKEQVLTLSPSINKEEVEIWQDETEDGTKILKLRGRMPIPKLQNVRPHLKRLDIGASLNGLEIAQIGKILRTTSEINRFFENLKETGIEMNRLYDLAENFITTPTLNQLIRETVDEDGRVMNDASPALKGIRTGIKRGENNVREKLDGIIRGKSAQYLSDTIITIRNDRYVIPVKQEYRSHFGGVIHDQSSTGQTLFVEPQSVVELNNRLRQLQIEERLEIDRILAEISNEIAPYSKDILNNMFLLGKLDFIGAKASYAKNIGANRPIIHDKNEVKLLNARHPLLDPETVVANDILIGGENQAVIITGPNTGGKTIILKTLGLLQLMGQSGLQIPVAPDSQIGLFTEIFADIGDEQSIEQSLSTFSSHMTNIVSILDRMDNKSLIIFDELGAGTDPQEGAALAIAILDKVGTVGSYVMVTSHYPELKAYGYNRPQTINASMEFDVDTLSPTYRLLIGVPGRSNAFEISKRLGLGEEVIDSARQLIDGESQNLNEMITDLENRRKMAETEYLEVRYYVDEAEQLYVDLQTAVQQFYTEREELMKKAREKANSLVEETEETANQIIKDLRKKQISGQYESVKEHELIDAKMQLSGLRQEEALAKNKILKKAKAKQVMKIGDDVMVQSFGQKGTLMEHVDKNHWVVQMGMLKMKLKESDLTLTEPEKEPNRKMITSVRSESSSHVSPQLDLRGERYENALAELDRYLDSALLANYPQVTIVHGKGTGAIRQGVTDALKRHPSIKEFHYAPPNQGGNGATIVEFKS